CCGTCACACGAGTCGTACCGATGGTGCTGGCAATTTGCTGATGGGTGAGGCGGACGTTCAGCCGAGTACCGTCAGCAACAGGCTGTCCCAACTCTTGGCCCAACAACAGCAACAGATGGCGCAATCGATCTTCCACCCGGCGGTAGCCCGTCACAGTCAAAATTGCCTCCGCTTGCTGCAATCGACGCACCAAGTGCCGGAAAATTCCCTGCGCCAACATGGGAGACTGGACAACTTCTGATAGGCGTAGCCGCATCAAATCGACATCAGTCAATGCACTAGCCTGGTAAGGATATACGAGCGTTAAGGGTAACCCAA
The Timaviella obliquedivisa GSE-PSE-MK23-08B DNA segment above includes these coding regions:
- a CDS encoding Crp/Fnr family transcriptional regulator — its product is MTYAYALESAPTPDLRQLLERLYQGRTLQHFRSGQTIRLLPDEIWVVCRGVVQLGTLYDNGDEALLGLMCPSMPFGLPLTLVYPYQASALTDVDLMRLRLSEVVQSPMLAQGIFRHLVRRLQQAEAILTVTGYRRVEDRLRHLLLLLGQELGQPVADGTRLNVRLTHQQIASTIGTTRVTVTRLLSQLQEAGWMKMDSNRHIILIAQTV